From the Euphorbia lathyris chromosome 6, ddEupLath1.1, whole genome shotgun sequence genome, one window contains:
- the LOC136233577 gene encoding uncharacterized protein isoform X6, translating to MSRNLKLSFVKLWFCTSRISQSPIESVRPRSFLSFGFFTVLLQEPRSRVQVLDMLMIDLLLCLFAGILSIGIGDTCQIEDFSLLGQAFSIPIQNEVELQKSCGDPLVYRQQSLQLISISIGQPIVCPSDMEYN from the exons ATGTCGCGCAATCTGAAATTATCGTTCGTCAAACTTTGGTTCTGCACATCTCGTATATCGCAGTCTCCAATTGAGTCCGTCCGCCCAAG ATCCTTTCTGAGCTTTGGGTTCTTCACGGTGCTTCTTCAGGAACCTAGATCAAGG GTTCAAGTTCTAGATATGTTAATGATCGACCTCTTGCTCTGTTTGTTTGCTGGAATTTTAAGCATTGGAATTGGGGATACATG TCAAATTGAGGACTTCTCACTTCTAGGTCAAGCCTTTTCAATCccaattcaaaatgaag TTGAACTCCAAAAATCATGTGGAGATCCTTTAGTTTATAGACAG CAAAGCTTACAGCTTATTAGTATTAGTATAGGGCAGCCCATAGTTTGTCCAAGTGATATGGAATACAACTAA
- the LOC136233577 gene encoding uncharacterized protein isoform X14 produces MSRNLKLSFVKLWFCTSRISQSPIESVRPRSFLSFGFFTVLLQEPRSRVQVLDMLMIDLLLCLFAGILSIGIGDTCQIEDFSLLGQAFSIPIQNEAKLTAY; encoded by the exons ATGTCGCGCAATCTGAAATTATCGTTCGTCAAACTTTGGTTCTGCACATCTCGTATATCGCAGTCTCCAATTGAGTCCGTCCGCCCAAG ATCCTTTCTGAGCTTTGGGTTCTTCACGGTGCTTCTTCAGGAACCTAGATCAAGG GTTCAAGTTCTAGATATGTTAATGATCGACCTCTTGCTCTGTTTGTTTGCTGGAATTTTAAGCATTGGAATTGGGGATACATG TCAAATTGAGGACTTCTCACTTCTAGGTCAAGCCTTTTCAATCccaattcaaaatgaag CAAAGCTTACAGCTTATTAG
- the LOC136233577 gene encoding uncharacterized protein isoform X7, translating into MSRNLKLSFVKLWFCTSRISQSPIESVRPRSFLSFGFFTVLLQEPRSRVQVLDMLMIDLLLCLFAGILSIGIGDTCQIEDFSLLGQAFSIPIQNEGSNRSMDFTTHSIHVCRSCMQDIGRWLFESKCGDTERL; encoded by the exons ATGTCGCGCAATCTGAAATTATCGTTCGTCAAACTTTGGTTCTGCACATCTCGTATATCGCAGTCTCCAATTGAGTCCGTCCGCCCAAG ATCCTTTCTGAGCTTTGGGTTCTTCACGGTGCTTCTTCAGGAACCTAGATCAAGG GTTCAAGTTCTAGATATGTTAATGATCGACCTCTTGCTCTGTTTGTTTGCTGGAATTTTAAGCATTGGAATTGGGGATACATG TCAAATTGAGGACTTCTCACTTCTAGGTCAAGCCTTTTCAATCccaattcaaaatgaag GTTCAAATCGCTCTATGGATTTCACCACCCATTCGATTCATGTCTGCAGGAG CTGCATGCAGGACATTGGGCGTTGGCTTTTCGAAAGCAAGTGTGGGGATACCGAGCGTCTATGA
- the LOC136233577 gene encoding uncharacterized protein isoform X3, which produces MSRNLKLSFVKLWFCTSRISQSPIESVRPRSFLSFGFFTVLLQEPRSRVQVLDMLMIDLLLCLFAGILSIGIGDTCQIEDFSLLGQAFSIPIQNEGSNRSMDFTTHSIHVCRRTLGVGFSKASVGIPSVYEKPNWG; this is translated from the exons ATGTCGCGCAATCTGAAATTATCGTTCGTCAAACTTTGGTTCTGCACATCTCGTATATCGCAGTCTCCAATTGAGTCCGTCCGCCCAAG ATCCTTTCTGAGCTTTGGGTTCTTCACGGTGCTTCTTCAGGAACCTAGATCAAGG GTTCAAGTTCTAGATATGTTAATGATCGACCTCTTGCTCTGTTTGTTTGCTGGAATTTTAAGCATTGGAATTGGGGATACATG TCAAATTGAGGACTTCTCACTTCTAGGTCAAGCCTTTTCAATCccaattcaaaatgaag GTTCAAATCGCTCTATGGATTTCACCACCCATTCGATTCATGTCTGCAGGAG GACATTGGGCGTTGGCTTTTCGAAAGCAAGTGTGGGGATACCGAGCGTCTATGAGAAGCCCAACTGGGGCTAG
- the LOC136233577 gene encoding uncharacterized protein isoform X1, translated as MSRNLKLSFVKLWFCTSRISQSPIESVRPRSFLSFGFFTVLLQEPRSRVQVLDMLMIDLLLCLFAGILSIGIGDTCQIEDFSLLGQAFSIPIQNEASFARFKSLYGFHHPFDSCLQELHAGHWALAFRKQVWGYRASMRSPTGARPYSMQGLF; from the exons ATGTCGCGCAATCTGAAATTATCGTTCGTCAAACTTTGGTTCTGCACATCTCGTATATCGCAGTCTCCAATTGAGTCCGTCCGCCCAAG ATCCTTTCTGAGCTTTGGGTTCTTCACGGTGCTTCTTCAGGAACCTAGATCAAGG GTTCAAGTTCTAGATATGTTAATGATCGACCTCTTGCTCTGTTTGTTTGCTGGAATTTTAAGCATTGGAATTGGGGATACATG TCAAATTGAGGACTTCTCACTTCTAGGTCAAGCCTTTTCAATCccaattcaaaatgaag CTTCCTTCGCCAGGTTCAAATCGCTCTATGGATTTCACCACCCATTCGATTCATGTCTGCAGGAG CTGCATGCAGGACATTGGGCGTTGGCTTTTCGAAAGCAAGTGTGGGGATACCGAGCGTCTATGAGAAGCCCAACTGGGGCTAGACCCTATTCAATGCAAGGTTTATTCTGA
- the LOC136233577 gene encoding uncharacterized protein isoform X4 produces MSRNLKLSFVKLWFCTSRISQSPIESVRPRSFLSFGFFTVLLQEPRSRVQVLDMLMIDLLLCLFAGILSIGIGDTCQIEDFSLLGQAFSIPIQNEASFARFKSLYGFHHPFDSCLQEDIGRWLFESKCGDTERL; encoded by the exons ATGTCGCGCAATCTGAAATTATCGTTCGTCAAACTTTGGTTCTGCACATCTCGTATATCGCAGTCTCCAATTGAGTCCGTCCGCCCAAG ATCCTTTCTGAGCTTTGGGTTCTTCACGGTGCTTCTTCAGGAACCTAGATCAAGG GTTCAAGTTCTAGATATGTTAATGATCGACCTCTTGCTCTGTTTGTTTGCTGGAATTTTAAGCATTGGAATTGGGGATACATG TCAAATTGAGGACTTCTCACTTCTAGGTCAAGCCTTTTCAATCccaattcaaaatgaag CTTCCTTCGCCAGGTTCAAATCGCTCTATGGATTTCACCACCCATTCGATTCATGTCTGCAGGAG GACATTGGGCGTTGGCTTTTCGAAAGCAAGTGTGGGGATACCGAGCGTCTATGA
- the LOC136233577 gene encoding uncharacterized protein isoform X12: MSRNLKLSFVKLWFCTSRISQSPIESVRPRSFLSFGFFTVLLQEPRSRVQVLDMLMIDLLLCLFAGILSIGIGDTCQIEDFSLLGQAFSIPIQNEASFARFKSLYGFHHPFDSCLQE, encoded by the exons ATGTCGCGCAATCTGAAATTATCGTTCGTCAAACTTTGGTTCTGCACATCTCGTATATCGCAGTCTCCAATTGAGTCCGTCCGCCCAAG ATCCTTTCTGAGCTTTGGGTTCTTCACGGTGCTTCTTCAGGAACCTAGATCAAGG GTTCAAGTTCTAGATATGTTAATGATCGACCTCTTGCTCTGTTTGTTTGCTGGAATTTTAAGCATTGGAATTGGGGATACATG TCAAATTGAGGACTTCTCACTTCTAGGTCAAGCCTTTTCAATCccaattcaaaatgaag CTTCCTTCGCCAGGTTCAAATCGCTCTATGGATTTCACCACCCATTCGATTCATGTCTGCAGGAG TAG
- the LOC136233577 gene encoding uncharacterized protein isoform X13, whose translation MSRNLKLSFVKLWFCTSRISQSPIESVRPRSFLSFGFFTVLLQEPRSRVQVLDMLMIDLLLCLFAGILSIGIGDTWFKSLYGFHHPFDSCLQEDIGRWLFESKCGDTERL comes from the exons ATGTCGCGCAATCTGAAATTATCGTTCGTCAAACTTTGGTTCTGCACATCTCGTATATCGCAGTCTCCAATTGAGTCCGTCCGCCCAAG ATCCTTTCTGAGCTTTGGGTTCTTCACGGTGCTTCTTCAGGAACCTAGATCAAGG GTTCAAGTTCTAGATATGTTAATGATCGACCTCTTGCTCTGTTTGTTTGCTGGAATTTTAAGCATTGGAATTGGGGATACATG GTTCAAATCGCTCTATGGATTTCACCACCCATTCGATTCATGTCTGCAGGAG GACATTGGGCGTTGGCTTTTCGAAAGCAAGTGTGGGGATACCGAGCGTCTATGA
- the LOC136233577 gene encoding uncharacterized protein isoform X9, translating into MSRNLKLSFVKLWFCTSRISQSPIESVRPRSFLSFGFFTVLLQEPRSRVQVLDMLMIDLLLCLFAGILSIGIGDTWFKSLYGFHHPFDSCLQELHAGHWALAFRKQVWGYRASMRSPTGARPYSMQGLF; encoded by the exons ATGTCGCGCAATCTGAAATTATCGTTCGTCAAACTTTGGTTCTGCACATCTCGTATATCGCAGTCTCCAATTGAGTCCGTCCGCCCAAG ATCCTTTCTGAGCTTTGGGTTCTTCACGGTGCTTCTTCAGGAACCTAGATCAAGG GTTCAAGTTCTAGATATGTTAATGATCGACCTCTTGCTCTGTTTGTTTGCTGGAATTTTAAGCATTGGAATTGGGGATACATG GTTCAAATCGCTCTATGGATTTCACCACCCATTCGATTCATGTCTGCAGGAG CTGCATGCAGGACATTGGGCGTTGGCTTTTCGAAAGCAAGTGTGGGGATACCGAGCGTCTATGAGAAGCCCAACTGGGGCTAGACCCTATTCAATGCAAGGTTTATTCTGA
- the LOC136233577 gene encoding uncharacterized protein isoform X5, producing MSRNLKLSFVKLWFCTSRISQSPIESVRPRSFLSFGFFTVLLQEPRSRVQVLDMLMIDLLLCLFAGILSIGIGDTCQIEDFSLLGQAFSIPIQNEGSNRSMDFTTHSIHVCRSSCMQDIGRWLFESKCGDTERL from the exons ATGTCGCGCAATCTGAAATTATCGTTCGTCAAACTTTGGTTCTGCACATCTCGTATATCGCAGTCTCCAATTGAGTCCGTCCGCCCAAG ATCCTTTCTGAGCTTTGGGTTCTTCACGGTGCTTCTTCAGGAACCTAGATCAAGG GTTCAAGTTCTAGATATGTTAATGATCGACCTCTTGCTCTGTTTGTTTGCTGGAATTTTAAGCATTGGAATTGGGGATACATG TCAAATTGAGGACTTCTCACTTCTAGGTCAAGCCTTTTCAATCccaattcaaaatgaag GTTCAAATCGCTCTATGGATTTCACCACCCATTCGATTCATGTCTGCAGGAG TAGCTGCATGCAGGACATTGGGCGTTGGCTTTTCGAAAGCAAGTGTGGGGATACCGAGCGTCTATGA
- the LOC136233577 gene encoding uncharacterized protein isoform X2 — protein sequence MSRNLKLSFVKLWFCTSRISQSPIESVRPRSFLSFGFFTVLLQEPRSRVQVLDMLMIDLLLCLFAGILSIGIGDTCQIEDFSLLGQAFSIPIQNEVELQKSCGDPLVYRQVMFLDIDAEYLIFVFISFFNSVLSCLAY from the exons ATGTCGCGCAATCTGAAATTATCGTTCGTCAAACTTTGGTTCTGCACATCTCGTATATCGCAGTCTCCAATTGAGTCCGTCCGCCCAAG ATCCTTTCTGAGCTTTGGGTTCTTCACGGTGCTTCTTCAGGAACCTAGATCAAGG GTTCAAGTTCTAGATATGTTAATGATCGACCTCTTGCTCTGTTTGTTTGCTGGAATTTTAAGCATTGGAATTGGGGATACATG TCAAATTGAGGACTTCTCACTTCTAGGTCAAGCCTTTTCAATCccaattcaaaatgaag TTGAACTCCAAAAATCATGTGGAGATCCTTTAGTTTATAGACAGGTAATGTTTCTAGATATAGATGCTGAGTATCTCATTTTtgtgtttatttctttttttaattctgttCTTTCTTGTTTAGCTTACTGA
- the LOC136233577 gene encoding uncharacterized protein isoform X10, with the protein MSRNLKLSFVKLWFCTSRISQSPIESVRPRSFLSFGFFTVLLQEPRSRVQVLDMLMIDLLLCLFAGILSIGIGDTCFLRQVQIALWISPPIRFMSAGVAACRTLGVGFSKASVGIPSVYEKPNWG; encoded by the exons ATGTCGCGCAATCTGAAATTATCGTTCGTCAAACTTTGGTTCTGCACATCTCGTATATCGCAGTCTCCAATTGAGTCCGTCCGCCCAAG ATCCTTTCTGAGCTTTGGGTTCTTCACGGTGCTTCTTCAGGAACCTAGATCAAGG GTTCAAGTTCTAGATATGTTAATGATCGACCTCTTGCTCTGTTTGTTTGCTGGAATTTTAAGCATTGGAATTGGGGATACATG CTTCCTTCGCCAGGTTCAAATCGCTCTATGGATTTCACCACCCATTCGATTCATGTCTGCAGGAG TAGCTGCATGCAGGACATTGGGCGTTGGCTTTTCGAAAGCAAGTGTGGGGATACCGAGCGTCTATGAGAAGCCCAACTGGGGCTAG
- the LOC136233577 gene encoding uncharacterized protein isoform X11 has protein sequence MSRNLKLSFVKLWFCTSRISQSPIESVRPRSFLSFGFFTVLLQEPRSRVQVLDMLMIDLLLCLFAGILSIGIGDTCFLRQVQIALWISPPIRFMSAGAACRTLGVGFSKASVGIPSVYEKPNWG, from the exons ATGTCGCGCAATCTGAAATTATCGTTCGTCAAACTTTGGTTCTGCACATCTCGTATATCGCAGTCTCCAATTGAGTCCGTCCGCCCAAG ATCCTTTCTGAGCTTTGGGTTCTTCACGGTGCTTCTTCAGGAACCTAGATCAAGG GTTCAAGTTCTAGATATGTTAATGATCGACCTCTTGCTCTGTTTGTTTGCTGGAATTTTAAGCATTGGAATTGGGGATACATG CTTCCTTCGCCAGGTTCAAATCGCTCTATGGATTTCACCACCCATTCGATTCATGTCTGCAGGAG CTGCATGCAGGACATTGGGCGTTGGCTTTTCGAAAGCAAGTGTGGGGATACCGAGCGTCTATGAGAAGCCCAACTGGGGCTAG
- the LOC136233577 gene encoding uncharacterized protein isoform X8 has translation MSRNLKLSFVKLWFCTSRISQSPIESVRPRSFLSFGFFTVLLQEPRSRVQVLDMLMIDLLLCLFAGILSIGIGDTCFLRQVQIALWISPPIRFMSAGGHWALAFRKQVWGYRASMRSPTGARPYSMQGLF, from the exons ATGTCGCGCAATCTGAAATTATCGTTCGTCAAACTTTGGTTCTGCACATCTCGTATATCGCAGTCTCCAATTGAGTCCGTCCGCCCAAG ATCCTTTCTGAGCTTTGGGTTCTTCACGGTGCTTCTTCAGGAACCTAGATCAAGG GTTCAAGTTCTAGATATGTTAATGATCGACCTCTTGCTCTGTTTGTTTGCTGGAATTTTAAGCATTGGAATTGGGGATACATG CTTCCTTCGCCAGGTTCAAATCGCTCTATGGATTTCACCACCCATTCGATTCATGTCTGCAGGAG GACATTGGGCGTTGGCTTTTCGAAAGCAAGTGTGGGGATACCGAGCGTCTATGAGAAGCCCAACTGGGGCTAGACCCTATTCAATGCAAGGTTTATTCTGA